A stretch of Cellulosilyticum sp. I15G10I2 DNA encodes these proteins:
- a CDS encoding DUF1540 domain-containing protein translates to MKVNKMNHPNEGIKCVVNTCHYYMSGDHCAAEQIQVEPRNASDAQQTDCSTFMPEGQM, encoded by the coding sequence ATGAAGGTTAATAAAATGAATCATCCTAACGAAGGCATTAAATGTGTAGTGAATACTTGTCATTATTATATGTCTGGAGATCACTGCGCAGCTGAGCAAATCCAAGTTGAACCTAGAAATGCTTCTGACGCTCAACAAACAGATTGTTCAACTTTTATGCCAGAAGGACAAATGTAA
- the glmS gene encoding glutamine--fructose-6-phosphate transaminase (isomerizing), translated as MCGIVGYVGKRNAEDVIIEGLSKLEYRGYDSAGIAINQNKDTIAYAKKKGRLSILENFLKEMPLLGQVGIGHTRWATHGEPSDCNSHPHLNENGTIAVVHNGIIENYMEIKEMLIAEGYTFKSETDTEVIVHLLDKYYKGDLIEAVYTTIKQLRGAYALGVVAVNHPDELVAVRKESPLIVGLGDEEFFIASDVPAILKYTRKVYFLENGEVVHIKDHTIKVYDENKNKVDKEVKTIDWDIEAASKSGYDYFMLKEIYDQPQAIKDTLLRRLDKNRIIRLDDIRMTKEQLEDVGKVYIVACGTAYNAGLVGKYAIEKLAQIPVEVDIASEFRYSDPFIDEKTLLIVVSQSGETADTLAAMKLAKSKGARVLAITNVVGSSVAREATDVFYTWAGPEIAVASTKAYTAQLVAFYMIALDFALKRTTISSDKYNELIDKIESLSELVAQILDGKEAIRSIVKDIKDTKSAFYLGRGLDYMTAQEAALKLKEISYIYTEAFAAGELKHGTIALIEKGTPVFCVVTQDNLAEKMISNIKEVKARGAFVIAIAKSSNLEISKVADDTIYIPEADDLLMPILSTVPTQLVAYYASLERGNDVDKPRNLAKSVTVE; from the coding sequence ATGTGCGGAATTGTTGGTTATGTAGGAAAAAGAAATGCAGAGGACGTTATTATTGAAGGTTTATCGAAACTTGAATATCGAGGATATGATTCAGCAGGAATCGCTATTAACCAGAATAAGGATACTATTGCGTATGCAAAGAAAAAAGGGCGTTTGAGTATATTGGAAAATTTTCTGAAAGAAATGCCTCTTTTAGGCCAGGTAGGTATCGGTCATACGAGATGGGCAACTCATGGAGAACCCTCTGATTGCAACTCACATCCCCATCTTAATGAAAATGGAACTATTGCAGTAGTTCATAATGGTATTATTGAAAATTATATGGAAATCAAAGAAATGCTTATTGCTGAAGGCTATACTTTTAAGTCAGAAACGGATACAGAAGTAATAGTACATCTTCTGGATAAGTACTACAAAGGTGATTTAATCGAAGCTGTTTATACTACGATTAAACAATTAAGAGGTGCATATGCCCTAGGTGTAGTTGCTGTAAATCATCCCGATGAACTTGTGGCGGTTAGAAAAGAAAGTCCTCTTATAGTGGGCCTTGGCGATGAAGAATTCTTTATTGCATCTGATGTGCCTGCTATTCTTAAATATACAAGAAAAGTTTATTTCTTGGAAAATGGAGAAGTTGTGCATATTAAGGATCATACAATAAAAGTATATGATGAAAATAAAAACAAAGTAGATAAAGAAGTAAAAACCATTGACTGGGATATTGAAGCAGCATCCAAAAGTGGATATGATTATTTTATGTTAAAAGAAATCTATGATCAGCCACAGGCTATTAAAGACACACTGCTTAGAAGATTAGATAAAAACAGAATAATACGTTTAGATGATATTAGAATGACCAAAGAGCAACTTGAAGATGTCGGTAAAGTCTATATTGTAGCATGTGGTACAGCTTATAATGCGGGGCTTGTAGGTAAATATGCGATTGAAAAGCTAGCTCAAATTCCTGTAGAGGTAGATATTGCTTCAGAATTTAGATATAGCGATCCATTTATCGATGAGAAGACACTTTTAATTGTTGTTTCACAATCAGGTGAAACAGCTGATACGCTTGCAGCTATGAAGCTTGCGAAGTCAAAAGGCGCCAGAGTACTTGCCATAACAAATGTTGTAGGATCTTCAGTAGCAAGAGAAGCAACAGATGTATTTTATACATGGGCTGGACCTGAAATTGCTGTTGCCTCTACTAAAGCCTATACAGCACAACTTGTTGCATTTTATATGATAGCACTTGATTTTGCACTTAAGAGGACAACTATTTCAAGTGATAAATATAATGAACTGATTGATAAAATAGAAAGTTTATCAGAACTTGTTGCACAAATTTTAGATGGAAAAGAAGCTATCAGAAGTATTGTTAAAGATATTAAAGATACGAAAAGTGCTTTTTATCTAGGTAGAGGTCTGGATTATATGACCGCGCAGGAAGCTGCTCTTAAGTTAAAAGAGATTTCTTATATTTATACAGAGGCTTTTGCTGCTGGAGAGCTCAAACATGGGACTATTGCACTTATTGAAAAAGGAACACCGGTATTTTGTGTTGTTACACAAGATAATCTTGCAGAAAAAATGATTTCTAATATCAAGGAAGTAAAAGCAAGAGGCGCATTTGTTATTGCTATTGCAAAATCAAGTAATCTTGAAATTAGTAAAGTTGCAGATGATACTATTTACATTCCAGAGGCAGATGATTTACTTATGCCAATTTTATCAACAGTGCCTACTCAGCTTGTTGCTTATTACGCTTCGTTAGAAAGAGGAAATGATGTCGACAAACCGAGAAATCTTGCTAAGTCAGTTACAGTAGAATAA